One window of Panthera tigris isolate Pti1 chromosome C2, P.tigris_Pti1_mat1.1, whole genome shotgun sequence genomic DNA carries:
- the LOC102967471 gene encoding olfactory receptor 5H2-like: MGTKNATELKEFVLMGLTYQPEWQVPLFLVFLVIYLITIVGNLGLISLICNEPQLHIPMYFFLGNLAFVDVWISSTVTPKMLVNFFAKGKMISLSECMIQFFSFVMSATTECFLLATMAYDRYVAICKPLLYPVIMTSRLSMQLLVSSFVGGLLHAIIHTGFLFRLTFCNSNIIHHFYCDIMPLFKISCTDPSINVLIVFIFSGSIQMFTILTVLVSYTSVLFTILKKKSLQDIRKAFSTCGTHLLSVCLYYGPLLFMYVRPVSAQADDQDMMDSLFYTVIIPVLNPIIYSLRNKKVIDSLRKMLKRKA, from the coding sequence ATGGGAACTAAAAATGCAACAGAGCTAAAAGAGTTTGTTCTCATGGGACTTACATATCAACCAGAGTGGcaagttcctttgttcctggtaTTCCTAGTTATATATCTCATCACCATTGTGGGAAACCTTGGTCTGATTTCTCTCATATGCAATGAGCCTCAGCTTCACAtccccatgtactttttccttgGGAATCTGGCATTTGTGGATGTTTGGATATCATCCACAGTGACCCCCAAGATGTTGGTCAACTTCTTTGCCAAGGGCaagatgatctctctctctgaatgcatgatacaatttttttcctttgtaatgagTGCTACCACAGAATGTTTTCTGCTGGCAACAATGGCATATGATCGATATGTGGCCATATGCAAGCCTTTACTTTATCCAGTAATTATGACCAGTAGACTATCCATGCAGCTATTAGTTTCATCATTTGTAGGTGGACTTCTTCATGCCATAATTCATACAGGCTTTTTATTCAGATTAACGTTCTGTAATTCTAACATAATACATCACTTTTACTGTGACATCatgccattatttaaaatttcttgtactGATCCTTCTATTAATGTTctgatagtatttattttttctggatcAATTCAGATGTTCACCATTCTGACTGTTCTTGTCTCTTACACATCAGTTCTCtttacaatcttaaaaaagaagtctCTACAAGACATAAGgaaagccttctccacctgtggAACCCATCTCTTATCTGTCTGTTTGTACTATGGTCCTCTTCTCTTCATGTATGTGCGCCCTGTATCTGCACAAGCAGATGATCAAGATATGATGGACTCTCTATTTTACACTGTCATAATTCCTGTGTTAAATCCAATTATCTATAGCTTGAGAAATAAGAAAGTCATAGATTCactgagaaaaatgttaaagagaaaagcTTAG